In Aquiflexum balticum DSM 16537, a single genomic region encodes these proteins:
- a CDS encoding vanadium-dependent haloperoxidase, with product MKNTFHKFLLTLFVFAGLIACHDNSDYQEIITDGSYQTAAQIRLTNVIIHDIFSPPVASRIYAYPSIAAYEVAVLADPQYKSLMGQLNGFEPVDFNTEGEIYFPLASLAAYYKVATALIFSEEMMNTHKESAFKEIRSKGIPKKVFNRSLQLGEEVADHVIAYSKKDNYHQSRSFEKYTVSNAPNTWQPTPPAYMEGIEPHWNKIRSFVLDSASQYKTDPPTEFSSDKNSQFYKEAEEVFVTTQNLSTEQKDIAMFWDCNPYKVNVKGHVMFAEKKITPGGHWMGIAAISAKTAGQDWKGTAETLAMTGVALFDGFIACWDEKYRSVLIRPETYINKYIDEEWLPLLQTPPFPEYTSGHSVISNAAAETLTELFGEPFHFVDSTEVAYGLPIREFDSFRQAAEEAAISRLYGGIHYMPAIVNGATKGQKVGHHVLGRVSTKNENLAKVEKQ from the coding sequence ATGAAAAACACCTTCCACAAATTTCTACTGACTTTGTTTGTCTTTGCCGGTTTGATAGCCTGTCATGACAACAGTGATTATCAGGAAATCATTACCGATGGTTCCTACCAGACTGCCGCTCAGATCAGATTGACCAATGTCATCATTCACGATATTTTTTCTCCGCCCGTGGCCAGTAGGATTTATGCTTATCCATCAATCGCCGCATATGAGGTAGCAGTTTTGGCAGACCCCCAGTATAAAAGTTTGATGGGACAATTGAATGGTTTTGAACCTGTTGATTTTAATACTGAAGGGGAAATTTATTTTCCTTTGGCGTCCTTGGCGGCATACTATAAAGTAGCTACTGCTTTGATTTTTTCTGAAGAAATGATGAATACGCACAAAGAATCTGCATTCAAGGAAATAAGGTCAAAAGGAATTCCGAAGAAAGTATTCAATCGATCCCTTCAATTGGGTGAGGAGGTAGCAGACCATGTGATTGCTTATTCCAAGAAAGACAATTACCACCAAAGCCGATCATTTGAAAAATATACCGTAAGCAATGCCCCAAATACCTGGCAGCCAACTCCGCCGGCTTATATGGAAGGAATAGAGCCTCATTGGAATAAAATCCGATCGTTTGTATTGGATTCTGCTTCCCAATACAAAACAGATCCACCCACTGAATTTTCAAGCGATAAAAACAGTCAGTTTTATAAAGAGGCTGAGGAAGTTTTTGTGACTACCCAAAATCTTTCCACTGAACAAAAAGACATTGCCATGTTTTGGGATTGCAATCCATACAAAGTAAATGTCAAAGGCCATGTCATGTTTGCTGAAAAGAAAATCACTCCCGGTGGCCATTGGATGGGGATAGCGGCCATTTCAGCCAAAACAGCAGGACAGGATTGGAAAGGTACCGCCGAAACTTTGGCCATGACAGGAGTTGCCTTGTTTGACGGGTTTATAGCCTGTTGGGATGAGAAATACAGAAGTGTTTTGATCAGACCGGAGACTTATATCAATAAATATATTGATGAGGAATGGTTGCCGCTTTTGCAGACTCCTCCATTTCCGGAATATACCAGCGGGCATTCTGTAATTTCCAATGCAGCTGCTGAGACTTTGACCGAGCTTTTTGGTGAGCCCTTTCATTTTGTGGACTCAACGGAAGTTGCTTATGGGCTCCCTATTCGTGAATTTGATTCATTCAGACAAGCTGCAGAAGAAGCCGCAATCAGTAGACTGTATGGAGGAATCCATTACATGCCTGCGATTGTCAATGGCGCAACTAAAGGTCAAAAGGTAGGCCATCACGTATTAGGCAGGGTTTCTACAAAAAATGAAAATCTTGCAAAAGTTGAAAAACAGTAG